One Bradyrhizobium zhanjiangense DNA segment encodes these proteins:
- a CDS encoding DUF2865 domain-containing protein, translating to MKRRSIARCAAAVFTVTALGLALTPSAHAEDFFSALFGAFGARPPQIRTPFPNDDMPRYDMPRQRAAYGGGAAYCVRGCDGRYFPAQGTDAESKAQSCKSFCPASETSLVYGSNIDDATTENGKSYSDLPNAFRYRNEIVAGCTCNGKDPVGLAQVKVEDDPTLRKGDIVAGAGGLVVATRNANDRRGVAMNFSPLPESVRARFRQVPVVAKE from the coding sequence ATGAAAAGACGTTCGATAGCTCGCTGTGCGGCGGCCGTGTTCACCGTCACCGCCCTCGGCCTCGCGTTGACGCCGTCGGCGCATGCGGAGGATTTCTTCTCGGCGCTGTTCGGCGCGTTCGGCGCACGGCCTCCCCAGATCCGGACGCCGTTCCCAAACGATGACATGCCGCGCTACGACATGCCGCGCCAGCGAGCCGCCTATGGTGGCGGCGCCGCCTATTGCGTGCGCGGATGCGATGGCCGCTATTTTCCGGCGCAAGGAACGGATGCCGAAAGCAAGGCGCAGTCCTGCAAGAGCTTCTGCCCGGCGTCCGAAACCTCGCTGGTCTATGGCAGCAACATCGACGATGCCACGACGGAGAACGGAAAGTCCTATTCCGATCTGCCGAACGCCTTCCGCTATCGCAACGAGATCGTCGCGGGCTGCACCTGCAACGGCAAGGATCCGGTCGGGCTCGCCCAGGTCAAGGTCGAGGACGATCCCACCTTGCGCAAGGGCGACATCGTCGCGGGCGCTGGCGGCCTCGTGGTCGCAACTCGCAACGCAAACGACCGCCGCGGCGTCGCGATGAATTTCTCGCCGCTGCCGGAATCCGTCCGCGCCAGATTCCGTCAGGTGCCGGTGGTGGCGAAGGAGTAG
- a CDS encoding L,D-transpeptidase, whose translation MTRFSLVRRFSPRAVTTFAFASALLITPFGGARAQTLGFVPMQSQSYPQDQGYSQAYGSEAPQAADEDARLPDRLRRQIVSFDRSEPAGTIVIDTNNTYLYYVLGQGRAIRYGVGVGREGFTWAGVQSISRKAEWPDWHPPAKMIARQPYLPRFVAGGPGNPLGARAMYLGSSEYRIHGTNDPSTIGKFVSSGCIRLTNEDVIDLFGRVNVGTKVVVLPKNAPLMAKGSDKGGDSVRKHPAMTTLPSGHQALNISASSVN comes from the coding sequence ATGACAAGGTTCTCTCTCGTCCGCCGCTTCTCACCGCGCGCCGTCACTACGTTTGCCTTCGCAAGCGCACTGCTCATCACGCCCTTTGGCGGCGCGCGTGCGCAAACCCTCGGCTTCGTGCCGATGCAGTCGCAGTCGTATCCACAGGACCAGGGCTATTCACAGGCTTATGGAAGCGAGGCACCGCAAGCCGCAGACGAGGACGCCCGGCTGCCCGATCGGCTGCGCAGGCAGATCGTCAGCTTCGACAGGAGCGAGCCGGCCGGCACCATCGTCATCGATACCAACAACACCTATCTCTACTACGTGCTCGGCCAGGGACGCGCGATCCGCTATGGCGTTGGTGTCGGCCGCGAGGGCTTTACCTGGGCGGGCGTTCAGAGCATCAGCCGCAAGGCCGAGTGGCCGGACTGGCATCCGCCGGCCAAAATGATCGCGCGCCAACCCTATCTGCCGCGCTTCGTGGCGGGCGGTCCGGGTAACCCGCTCGGTGCCCGTGCGATGTATCTCGGCTCGAGCGAATACCGCATCCACGGCACCAACGATCCCAGCACCATCGGCAAGTTCGTCTCGTCCGGCTGCATCCGCTTGACCAATGAGGACGTCATCGACCTGTTCGGCCGCGTCAATGTCGGGACGAAGGTCGTGGTGCTGCCAAAGAACGCGCCGCTGATGGCCAAGGGAAGCGACAAGGGAGGCGATTCCGTGCGCAAGCACCCGGCCATGACGACGCTGCCCTCGGGCCACCAGGCGCTGAACATCTCGGCGTCGTCGGTGAACTGA
- a CDS encoding AI-2E family transporter: MRVLPSERLIPGNSDGEPLPDSHSELPPVIRRTEFVAFALAGLLLIAVVTVLYVGKAFFLPVVMAFVIGTMLSPAASFLERCKVPRALGAVLIVIAGTAVVAFAVALIASPVMEWSTHLPELGAQLKDKLHVFDRPLALWRELQAMVGGSEEFPNFQLPKIEWVQPTLEFLSPTFTEFLLFFVTLILFIASWRDLRRAMIMNFSNHDARLRTLRILNEIEVHLGNYLLTVTVINVGVGVATGLICALTGMPNPAGLGALAATLNFIPIIGPIAMFAVLVMVGLVAFPTISGALMAALAFGGLTFLEGHFITPTIIGRRLALNALAVLLALAFWTWMWGPMGAFLASPFLIVGLILKEHLLPADSPQLPQA; encoded by the coding sequence GTGCGCGTCCTTCCCAGCGAACGTCTGATTCCCGGCAACAGCGACGGTGAACCGCTTCCCGACAGCCATAGTGAGCTGCCACCGGTCATCCGCCGCACCGAGTTCGTCGCTTTCGCACTCGCAGGCCTCCTGCTGATTGCGGTCGTCACCGTGCTCTATGTCGGAAAAGCGTTCTTCCTGCCCGTGGTGATGGCCTTCGTCATCGGCACCATGCTGTCGCCGGCGGCGAGCTTCCTCGAGCGATGCAAGGTGCCGCGCGCGCTCGGTGCCGTCCTGATCGTGATCGCGGGGACGGCAGTGGTCGCGTTCGCGGTCGCGCTGATCGCCTCGCCTGTGATGGAATGGAGCACGCACCTGCCGGAGCTCGGCGCGCAACTGAAGGACAAGCTGCACGTGTTCGACCGGCCATTGGCGCTGTGGCGCGAGCTGCAAGCCATGGTCGGCGGCTCGGAGGAATTCCCCAACTTCCAGTTGCCGAAGATCGAGTGGGTGCAGCCGACGCTGGAATTTCTGTCGCCGACCTTTACTGAATTTCTGCTGTTCTTCGTCACCCTCATTCTGTTCATCGCAAGCTGGCGCGACTTGCGGCGGGCGATGATCATGAACTTCAGCAATCACGACGCGCGGCTGCGTACACTGCGTATTCTCAACGAGATCGAGGTCCATCTTGGCAACTACCTCCTGACCGTCACCGTCATCAATGTCGGTGTCGGCGTCGCCACCGGCCTCATCTGCGCGCTCACTGGCATGCCCAATCCGGCCGGCCTGGGCGCACTTGCGGCAACGCTCAACTTCATTCCGATCATCGGGCCGATCGCGATGTTCGCCGTACTGGTCATGGTGGGGCTGGTCGCCTTCCCGACCATCAGCGGCGCGCTGATGGCGGCGCTCGCCTTCGGTGGCCTTACCTTCCTGGAAGGGCACTTCATCACCCCGACCATTATCGGCCGGCGCTTGGCGCTGAATGCGCTTGCGGTCCTGCTTGCGCTCGCGTTCTGGACCTGGATGTGGGGCCCGATGGGCGCGTTCCTGGCGTCGCCGTTCCTGATCGTTGGCCTGATCCTCAAGGAGCATCTGTTGCCGGCGGATTCGCCGCAGCTGCCGCAGGCCTGA
- a CDS encoding DUF883 family protein: protein MSTTNAEAGMKDWTDKATRERLEKDVAAVKSDIAALTEQITDALNTFANSTSRQARRGYRQARENMDSAMDDMSDRGSAMMEAAQDAYGSIEETLEEAITQRPLATVGLALGIGFLIGAAWRR from the coding sequence ATGTCCACGACCAATGCCGAAGCCGGGATGAAGGACTGGACCGACAAAGCCACCAGGGAACGCCTCGAGAAGGATGTAGCAGCCGTGAAAAGCGATATCGCCGCCCTCACCGAACAGATCACCGACGCGCTCAATACCTTCGCAAATTCCACCAGCAGGCAGGCTCGCCGCGGCTATCGCCAGGCGCGCGAGAACATGGATTCCGCGATGGACGACATGTCCGACCGCGGCAGCGCGATGATGGAGGCTGCGCAAGACGCCTACGGTTCGATCGAGGAGACGCTGGAAGAGGCCATCACGCAGCGGCCGCTCGCGACCGTCGGGCTCGCCCTCGGCATCGGCTTCCTGATCGGCGCCGCCTGGCGGCGGTAG
- a CDS encoding OpgC domain-containing protein — protein sequence MKPSVKANLAAFQPDARLYLTLGIANWSVFVDHIPNNVVNLLTLRNFGFSGAADLFVFVAGYGVAIIHGRMALERGYVVAATRIFRRVWRLYAAYVVLFVIYIDAIAYVASQSMAPEIIHEYNISGILEHPLRILIRGLVLQEEPLNLDLLQLMVPLMAFFPLVLWGLLRRPNVTLAASVALYLAARWFDWNFRVYPDQEWTFNPLCWQMLMVLGGWFAVTGAPGRALRGMPWLRILAGTYLVFAMAVTLMRHSPALAAYLPDVLLNGIAPTDKENLAPYRVLHFLALAFLATHLIPADHPGLQLKPLQAVIRCGEEWLAVFCVGVFLSFAGHLILITGPNMVVMQVVVSLAGFAAMTAVAYYIAWSKWQDLPAALRQQA from the coding sequence ATGAAACCGTCCGTCAAGGCGAACCTCGCCGCATTTCAACCCGACGCCAGACTGTATTTGACACTCGGCATCGCCAACTGGTCGGTGTTCGTCGACCACATTCCGAACAACGTCGTCAACCTGCTGACGCTGCGAAACTTCGGCTTCAGCGGCGCCGCGGATTTGTTCGTGTTCGTGGCCGGTTATGGCGTCGCCATCATCCACGGCCGGATGGCGCTGGAGCGCGGCTACGTCGTCGCGGCGACGCGCATCTTTCGACGCGTCTGGCGGCTCTACGCCGCCTACGTCGTCCTGTTCGTCATCTATATCGACGCCATCGCCTATGTCGCCTCGCAATCGATGGCACCGGAAATCATCCACGAATACAACATCTCGGGGATTCTCGAGCATCCGCTGCGCATCCTGATCCGCGGTCTCGTGCTCCAGGAGGAGCCGCTGAACCTCGACCTCCTGCAATTGATGGTCCCGCTGATGGCCTTCTTTCCGCTTGTGCTGTGGGGCCTGTTGCGGCGGCCGAACGTGACGCTGGCGGCATCGGTCGCGCTGTACCTTGCCGCACGCTGGTTCGACTGGAATTTCCGGGTCTATCCGGACCAGGAGTGGACCTTCAATCCGCTCTGCTGGCAGATGCTGATGGTGCTGGGCGGCTGGTTCGCGGTGACGGGCGCGCCCGGGCGGGCGCTGCGCGGCATGCCCTGGCTGCGGATCCTCGCCGGGACCTATCTCGTCTTCGCGATGGCCGTCACCCTGATGCGCCATTCACCGGCGCTTGCCGCTTATCTGCCGGACGTCCTCCTCAACGGCATCGCGCCGACCGACAAGGAAAACCTCGCGCCTTATCGCGTGCTTCACTTCCTTGCGCTCGCCTTCCTCGCGACCCATCTCATTCCGGCCGATCATCCCGGCCTGCAATTAAAGCCGCTACAGGCGGTCATCAGGTGCGGCGAGGAATGGCTCGCCGTGTTCTGCGTCGGCGTATTCCTGTCCTTTGCAGGTCATCTCATCCTGATCACCGGGCCCAATATGGTGGTGATGCAGGTCGTCGTGAGCCTCGCCGGCTTCGCCGCGATGACCGCGGTCGCCTATTATATCGCCTGGTCGAAGTGGCAGGACCTGCCCGCCGCCTTGCGGCAGCAGGCCTAG
- a CDS encoding TetR/AcrR family transcriptional regulator, with protein sequence MVTANSEGDEADGAPRRGRPRSIETTNAILESAYALMATTGLAATTIDAVARHSSVSKMTIYKWWPSREALLIDAFLHHAAQMLPLPPVSSGTPAARARRHAAAYAEALQGEFGKVQLAVISECISRTGSAELFYARYLQFRRDALVEMIAAGQKDGSILAEGLPEDLYDAIYGGLFYRYVFGIAPITPAYARNLVDLVLRPKG encoded by the coding sequence GTGGTGACGGCGAACAGCGAGGGTGATGAGGCCGACGGCGCGCCCCGGCGCGGCCGGCCGCGATCGATCGAGACCACCAACGCCATTCTCGAAAGCGCCTATGCGCTGATGGCCACCACCGGCCTTGCTGCCACCACTATCGACGCGGTCGCGCGGCACTCCAGCGTCTCCAAGATGACGATCTACAAATGGTGGCCGTCCCGCGAGGCGCTTCTGATCGACGCCTTTCTCCACCACGCCGCGCAGATGCTGCCGCTGCCGCCGGTGAGCTCCGGAACGCCCGCGGCGCGTGCACGCCGCCATGCCGCGGCCTATGCCGAGGCGCTCCAGGGCGAGTTCGGCAAGGTGCAGCTCGCCGTGATCTCCGAATGTATTTCGAGGACCGGCTCCGCCGAGCTGTTCTACGCCCGCTATCTGCAGTTCCGCCGCGACGCGCTGGTCGAGATGATCGCGGCGGGCCAGAAGGACGGCAGCATCCTGGCCGAGGGACTGCCCGAGGATCTCTACGACGCAATCTATGGCGGCCTGTTCTACCGCTATGTCTTCGGCATCGCACCGATCACGCCGGCTTACGCGCGCAATCTGGTCGATTTGGTGCTGCGGCCGAAGGGCTGA
- a CDS encoding CHASE domain-containing protein, with product MVRLGFIIGFIALLGALLSGLAAYRVHDQELALDRIALARAIDVHASLVQDRLTERELLARVASGLFRAPSVIKPSMLEPLRSAIYAFKTDFVVAGWIARLKPNELTAAQAAIAGAGFPNPRIRMFDDKPINSADVTQPIDVLMDLEPRSNETKALPGRSYDQDPVRSAMLTRARVEKRSIASDPIPLLRGNGPIGVIVAAPVIPEGATEPAGFVTFSYELASLMLTNDDMSLFSVALRDPRRDGGELVANDQGVVSTRMTAADGLAPSAMRTVSFGGRDWQLAYYAKTNSARRAEQTAIIVAAIGLAITAMVCGLFGYVAYNNLRLSREIQVRIGFERRLTAVIDELNHRVKNILAVIQSIVTRTLRHGSDIDVARELLIGRIHAMSNVVSLLSESQWQGVKLKGLFEARAIPHADRIAVTGPDIAVSARAAQSLSLLFFELASHSDEGLSLVGKHPHITANWTVTGEEPDEIFNFRWEEFNTSEATRRPDSDFGLILLDRVAPEALGGTAKRYFTDVSYVYELIAPMETVVDMTERDRTDKISAPVRPVR from the coding sequence GTGGTCCGGCTGGGTTTCATCATTGGCTTCATCGCTCTGCTCGGAGCCTTGCTCTCCGGGCTTGCGGCCTATCGCGTTCACGATCAGGAGCTGGCGCTGGACCGGATCGCGCTCGCGCGTGCGATCGACGTTCACGCAAGCCTGGTCCAGGATCGCCTCACCGAGCGGGAGCTGCTCGCGCGTGTCGCCTCCGGCTTGTTCCGTGCGCCGTCCGTGATCAAGCCGAGCATGCTGGAGCCGCTGCGCTCGGCCATCTACGCCTTCAAGACCGACTTCGTGGTGGCCGGCTGGATTGCCCGGCTGAAGCCGAACGAGCTTACGGCGGCGCAGGCTGCCATTGCCGGCGCCGGCTTCCCCAATCCGCGGATCCGCATGTTTGACGACAAGCCGATCAATTCCGCCGATGTCACCCAGCCGATCGACGTGCTGATGGACCTCGAGCCGCGCAGCAACGAGACCAAGGCACTGCCTGGCCGCAGCTACGATCAGGATCCGGTTCGCAGCGCCATGCTGACGCGTGCCCGGGTCGAGAAGCGGTCGATCGCCTCAGACCCGATTCCGCTGCTCCGCGGCAACGGCCCAATCGGCGTCATCGTGGCCGCGCCCGTCATTCCCGAAGGTGCAACGGAGCCGGCCGGGTTCGTCACATTTTCCTACGAGCTTGCTTCGCTGATGCTGACCAATGACGACATGTCGTTGTTCTCGGTCGCGCTCAGGGATCCGCGCAGGGACGGCGGCGAGCTCGTTGCCAACGACCAGGGCGTGGTCTCCACGCGTATGACAGCGGCGGACGGACTGGCGCCGTCGGCCATGCGCACGGTAAGCTTCGGTGGCCGTGACTGGCAGCTCGCCTATTACGCGAAGACCAATTCGGCGCGTCGCGCCGAGCAGACCGCCATCATCGTCGCGGCGATCGGCCTCGCCATCACCGCGATGGTGTGCGGCCTGTTCGGCTATGTCGCCTACAACAATCTGCGGCTCAGCCGGGAAATCCAGGTGCGGATCGGCTTCGAGCGTCGGCTCACCGCTGTCATCGACGAGCTCAACCACCGGGTCAAGAACATCCTGGCGGTGATCCAGTCGATCGTGACACGCACGCTGCGCCACGGCTCGGATATCGACGTCGCGCGCGAGTTGCTGATCGGCCGCATCCACGCCATGTCGAACGTGGTCTCGCTGCTCAGCGAGAGCCAGTGGCAGGGTGTCAAGCTGAAGGGCCTGTTCGAAGCGCGCGCCATCCCGCATGCCGATCGCATCGCCGTCACCGGTCCCGACATCGCGGTCAGCGCCCGCGCGGCGCAGAGCCTGTCGCTGCTGTTCTTCGAGCTCGCCTCGCATTCCGACGAAGGCCTGTCGCTGGTCGGCAAGCATCCGCACATCACGGCCAATTGGACGGTGACGGGCGAGGAGCCCGACGAGATTTTCAATTTCCGCTGGGAGGAGTTCAACACCAGCGAGGCGACGCGCCGCCCCGATTCCGATTTCGGCCTGATCCTGCTCGACCGCGTCGCGCCCGAGGCGCTCGGCGGCACCGCCAAGCGCTACTTCACCGACGTCTCCTACGTCTACGAGCTCATCGCGCCGATGGAGACGGTGGTCGACATGACCGAGCGCGATCGTACCGACAAGATTTCGGCCCCGGTCAGGCCCGTGCGGTGA
- the ureG gene encoding urease accessory protein UreG, which translates to MSKSHGPLRVGVGGPVGSGKTALMDLLCKTMRERYDIAAITNDIYTKWDAEYLVRSGSLTPDRIAGVETGGCPHTAIREDASMNLAAVADMRAKFPDLDLVLIESGGDNLAATFSPELADLTIYVIDVAAGDKIPSKGGPGITRSDLLVINKIDLAPHVGASLEKMETDAKRMRGQRPFVMTNLKKSQGLDRIVGFIETKGGLKRDA; encoded by the coding sequence ATGTCGAAATCTCACGGACCCTTGCGCGTCGGTGTCGGCGGCCCGGTCGGATCGGGCAAGACCGCGCTGATGGACCTGCTCTGCAAGACCATGCGCGAGCGCTATGACATCGCCGCGATCACCAACGACATCTACACCAAATGGGATGCGGAATACCTCGTGCGTTCGGGCTCGCTGACGCCGGACCGCATCGCGGGGGTCGAGACCGGCGGCTGCCCGCACACCGCGATTCGCGAGGACGCCTCGATGAATCTCGCGGCGGTGGCGGACATGCGCGCGAAATTCCCGGACCTCGATCTCGTGCTGATCGAGTCCGGTGGCGACAATCTGGCTGCCACTTTTTCCCCGGAGCTGGCCGACCTCACCATCTACGTGATCGACGTTGCCGCCGGCGACAAGATCCCATCCAAGGGCGGGCCGGGGATCACCCGGTCAGACCTTCTGGTCATCAACAAGATCGACCTGGCACCGCATGTCGGGGCCTCCCTGGAAAAGATGGAGACGGATGCCAAGCGCATGCGCGGCCAGCGTCCCTTCGTCATGACCAACCTGAAGAAGAGCCAGGGTCTCGATCGCATCGTCGGCTTCATCGAGACCAAGGGTGGCTTAAAACGGGACGCTTAA
- a CDS encoding urease accessory UreF family protein: MLMSTNEPVSPADLARREAAALYRLMTWLSPAFPVGGFSYSSGIEWAVEAGDITDTATLADWLDAMLGDGSGFCDATFLVHAYRAAEAGETTALNDIAELAAAFVPSRERQLETTSQGRAFIDIARAAWDADGLDAMVAACRTPLVYPVAVGVVAAMHGVSLAPTLHAFLHALVSNWISAASRLIPLGQTDSQRVLVRLEAAVAATANRALNATLDDLGSATFRADLASLRHETQYTRLFRS, translated from the coding sequence ATGCTCATGAGCACAAATGAGCCGGTCAGCCCCGCTGACCTCGCCAGGCGCGAGGCGGCGGCGCTGTACCGGTTGATGACCTGGCTGTCGCCGGCATTCCCTGTCGGCGGGTTCTCCTATTCCAGCGGCATCGAATGGGCGGTCGAGGCGGGCGATATCACGGACACCGCGACGCTGGCGGACTGGCTCGATGCGATGCTTGGCGACGGCTCGGGCTTTTGCGATGCGACGTTCCTGGTCCATGCCTATCGCGCCGCGGAGGCGGGCGAGACCACCGCTTTGAACGATATCGCCGAGCTGGCCGCCGCCTTCGTGCCGTCGCGCGAACGACAGCTGGAAACGACCTCGCAGGGCCGTGCCTTCATCGACATCGCCCGCGCCGCGTGGGATGCCGACGGATTGGATGCCATGGTCGCGGCATGCCGCACGCCGCTGGTCTATCCCGTCGCGGTCGGCGTGGTCGCCGCGATGCATGGGGTGTCGCTGGCGCCGACACTCCACGCCTTCTTGCATGCCCTCGTCTCGAACTGGATTTCCGCGGCCAGCCGGCTCATTCCGCTCGGCCAGACCGATAGCCAGCGCGTTCTGGTGAGGCTGGAAGCCGCCGTCGCCGCGACCGCCAATCGTGCGCTGAATGCGACGTTGGACGATCTCGGCAGCGCGACCTTCCGCGCCGATCTCGCCAGCCTGCGGCATGAGACACAATATACGCGGCTGTTCCGGTCTTGA
- the ureE gene encoding urease accessory protein UreE, whose amino-acid sequence MIRATQVKGQHRFTEPPVDTVVLDFDDRHRRRMAMTGTRGLEFLLDLEHAVALRGGDALVLEDGRLVEVVAAPEPLLEIRGRDPHHLIRVAWHLGNRHLPTQIMAKALRIRRDHVIEAMVKGLGARVIEIEAPFDPEGGAYADAGHAHGHDDHAHHDHGHHDHGHHDHHDHHGHDHHHHGHAAHDHDHDHHHHHDEHCDHPDHHHGHKHAHEHK is encoded by the coding sequence ATGATCCGGGCGACGCAGGTCAAGGGGCAGCACCGCTTCACGGAACCCCCCGTGGATACGGTCGTGCTCGATTTCGACGATCGACACCGCCGCCGCATGGCGATGACGGGGACGCGCGGGCTCGAATTCCTGCTCGACCTGGAGCACGCCGTCGCGCTGCGCGGCGGTGACGCGCTGGTGCTGGAGGACGGCCGGCTGGTGGAGGTGGTGGCGGCGCCCGAGCCGCTGCTGGAGATCCGCGGTCGCGATCCGCACCATCTCATCCGCGTCGCCTGGCATCTCGGCAATCGCCATCTGCCGACGCAGATCATGGCCAAAGCCTTGCGCATCCGCCGCGACCACGTCATCGAAGCCATGGTGAAGGGTCTTGGCGCCCGCGTGATCGAGATCGAGGCGCCGTTCGATCCCGAGGGCGGCGCCTACGCCGATGCCGGCCACGCGCATGGGCACGACGATCATGCGCATCACGATCACGGCCATCACGATCACGGCCATCACGATCACCATGATCATCACGGTCATGATCACCACCATCATGGCCATGCCGCGCATGACCATGATCACGATCATCACCATCATCACGACGAGCATTGCGACCACCCCGACCATCACCACGGCCACAAGCATGCTCATGAGCACAAATGA
- a CDS encoding putative quinol monooxygenase, which translates to MIYVVATLIIKPETRAEFIAAATACIKETRKEPGNIAYDLHESVTDPSKMVFVEQWENAEALVPHRAMEHMKTFGRVAVKCFTAPPKIEVITPEKVETR; encoded by the coding sequence GTGATCTATGTCGTTGCCACCTTGATCATCAAGCCCGAAACGCGCGCCGAATTCATTGCAGCCGCTACCGCCTGCATCAAGGAGACGCGGAAGGAGCCCGGCAATATCGCCTACGATTTGCACGAGAGCGTCACCGATCCCAGCAAGATGGTATTCGTCGAGCAATGGGAGAATGCCGAGGCGCTGGTGCCGCACCGCGCCATGGAGCACATGAAGACGTTCGGCCGCGTCGCGGTGAAGTGCTTTACGGCGCCGCCGAAGATCGAGGTGATCACGCCCGAGAAGGTCGAGACACGGTAA
- the ureC gene encoding urease subunit alpha — protein sequence MSVKMKRSVYADMFGPTTGDRVRLADTDLIIEVEKDFTTYGEEVKFGGGKVIRDGMGQSQVTNRQGAADTVITNALIVDHWGIVKADVAIKDGMISAIGKAGNPDIQPGVTIVIGPGTDIIAGEGKILTAGGFDSHIHFICPQQIEHALMSGVTSMLGGGTGPSHGTFATTCTPGPWHIARMIQSFDAFPVNLGISGKGNASRPAALVEMIRAGACALKLHEDWGTTPAAIDNCLSVADDHDIQVMIHTDTLNESGFVEDTIKAFKGRTIHAFHTEGAGGGHAPDIIKVAGLKNVLPSSTNPTRPFTRNTIDEHLDMLMVCHHLDPSIAEDLAFAESRIRKETIAAEDILHDLGALSMMSSDSQAMGRLGEVIIRTWQTADKMKKQRGSLPQDRGKDNDNFRVKRYIAKYTINPAIAHGVSKLIGSVEKGKLADLVLWSPAFFGVKPDCIVKGGSIVAAPMGDPNASIPTPQPVHYQPMFGAFGKARTASSVVFTSKAAVTGGLARKLGIDKKLYAVQNTRGKISKKSMIHNDATPNIEVDAETYEVRADGELLTCAPAEVLPMAQRYFMY from the coding sequence ATGTCCGTCAAGATGAAGCGTTCCGTCTATGCCGACATGTTCGGCCCGACCACCGGCGACAGGGTGCGGCTGGCCGACACCGACCTGATCATTGAGGTGGAGAAGGATTTCACCACCTACGGCGAGGAGGTGAAGTTCGGTGGCGGCAAGGTGATCCGCGACGGCATGGGGCAGTCGCAGGTCACCAACCGGCAGGGCGCGGCCGACACCGTCATCACCAATGCGCTGATCGTCGACCATTGGGGCATCGTGAAAGCCGACGTCGCGATCAAGGACGGCATGATCTCCGCGATTGGCAAGGCCGGCAATCCCGATATCCAGCCGGGCGTCACCATCGTCATCGGCCCCGGCACAGATATTATCGCAGGCGAAGGCAAGATCCTCACCGCCGGCGGCTTCGACAGCCACATCCATTTCATCTGCCCGCAGCAGATCGAGCACGCGCTGATGAGCGGCGTCACCTCGATGCTCGGCGGCGGCACCGGGCCATCGCACGGCACTTTCGCCACCACCTGCACGCCGGGCCCGTGGCACATCGCGCGGATGATCCAGTCGTTCGACGCCTTCCCGGTCAATCTCGGCATCTCCGGCAAGGGCAACGCCTCGCGGCCCGCCGCGCTGGTCGAGATGATCAGAGCCGGCGCCTGCGCACTGAAGCTGCACGAGGATTGGGGCACGACGCCGGCCGCGATCGACAATTGCCTGTCGGTCGCCGACGATCACGATATTCAGGTGATGATCCACACCGACACGCTGAACGAATCCGGCTTCGTCGAGGATACGATCAAGGCATTCAAGGGCCGCACCATCCATGCCTTCCACACCGAAGGCGCCGGCGGGGGTCACGCGCCTGACATCATCAAGGTCGCTGGCCTGAAGAACGTGCTGCCGTCCTCGACCAATCCGACGCGGCCGTTCACGCGCAACACCATCGACGAGCATCTCGACATGCTGATGGTGTGCCACCACCTCGATCCCTCGATCGCGGAAGACCTGGCTTTCGCGGAAAGTCGCATCCGGAAAGAAACCATCGCCGCCGAGGACATTCTGCACGATCTCGGCGCGCTCTCGATGATGTCCTCGGACTCGCAGGCCATGGGCCGCCTCGGCGAGGTCATCATCCGGACCTGGCAGACCGCCGACAAGATGAAGAAGCAGCGCGGGTCGCTGCCGCAGGACAGAGGCAAGGACAACGACAATTTCCGCGTCAAGCGCTACATCGCCAAATACACCATCAATCCCGCCATCGCCCACGGCGTGTCGAAGCTGATCGGCTCGGTCGAGAAGGGCAAGCTCGCCGATCTCGTGCTGTGGTCGCCGGCCTTCTTCGGCGTCAAGCCGGACTGTATCGTCAAGGGCGGCAGCATCGTCGCGGCGCCCATGGGCGATCCCAACGCCTCGATCCCGACGCCGCAGCCGGTGCACTACCAGCCGATGTTCGGCGCCTTCGGCAAGGCGCGGACGGCGTCCTCGGTGGTGTTCACCTCGAAGGCCGCGGTCACCGGCGGTCTTGCGCGAAAACTCGGCATCGACAAGAAGCTCTATGCCGTCCAGAACACCCGCGGCAAGATCTCCAAGAAGAGCATGATTCACAACGACGCGACGCCCAATATCGAGGTCGATGCGGAGACCTATGAGGTCCGCGCCGACGGCGAGCTGCTGACCTGCGCCCCCGCCGAGGTGCTGCCGATGGCGCAGCGATATTTCATGTACTGA